The Lysinibacillus pakistanensis genome includes a window with the following:
- a CDS encoding DNA adenine methylase, producing MSESPLIWFGGKGRMAKHIISRMPEHTCFVDLFGGAAHVIAQKQPITNEVYNDIDGDMVNFLLVARAQTNDLIKACEGLPYSRQLYEKWKREPMPSDDFERAVRFFYLNRSGIAKGNSSYGTGWRHSKEHNTARTYQSACKRIKDFGQRMSNVMIDNRDFREIIRVYDSPTTLFYVDPPYIDRERRYKLTDADKENPMQLHYDLSAALKAIQGKALVSYYDHPILNELYEGWYSETFSAVRQVVNGDNNSSEEMLLMNYFNGQLDLFDY from the coding sequence ATGAGTGAATCACCATTGATTTGGTTTGGTGGAAAAGGACGTATGGCAAAGCATATTATCAGCAGAATGCCAGAGCATACTTGCTTTGTAGATTTGTTTGGCGGTGCTGCTCATGTAATTGCTCAAAAGCAACCAATAACTAATGAGGTTTACAACGATATAGACGGAGACATGGTTAACTTTTTACTTGTGGCCAGAGCGCAAACTAACGATTTGATTAAAGCTTGTGAGGGCTTACCATATAGTCGTCAACTTTATGAAAAGTGGAAACGTGAGCCAATGCCAAGTGATGATTTCGAACGAGCTGTACGATTCTTTTATCTTAATCGTTCGGGTATTGCAAAGGGTAATAGCAGTTATGGTACTGGATGGAGGCATAGTAAAGAGCATAATACAGCTCGCACCTATCAATCAGCTTGCAAACGTATTAAGGATTTCGGACAGCGTATGAGCAATGTAATGATTGATAATCGAGATTTCCGAGAAATCATACGTGTGTACGATTCTCCAACAACTTTGTTTTATGTAGATCCACCATATATCGATAGGGAACGTCGATATAAGCTCACAGATGCAGATAAAGAAAATCCGATGCAATTACATTACGACTTATCAGCAGCATTAAAGGCTATCCAGGGCAAAGCCCTTGTATCCTATTACGATCATCCGATTTTAAATGAATTATATGAAGGCTGGTATTCAGAAACTTTTTCAGCTGTACGCCAGGTAGTAAATGGCGACAATAATTCAAGTGAAGAAATGTTGTTAATGAATTATTTTAATGGACAGTTGGATTTGTTCGACTACTGA